The Branchiostoma floridae strain S238N-H82 chromosome 8, Bfl_VNyyK, whole genome shotgun sequence genome has a segment encoding these proteins:
- the LOC118421872 gene encoding E3 ubiquitin-protein ligase MARCHF7-like: protein MERRQTATPAHRARLRRLVGSEEVRVTDREFMSNLQRKLEQEREMRMRKEEQARAKLELERQRRARNWHPPPPPPPPPGRGVSEETDTQPGQARQLKVNLSLNTAGITPRERPSESGDSGNVSTTNTGRTQYRWEEGGARPKRRTPSVREIEESYTVRPRRSSQSENRNPSVRRPAGTSQETQASQRVISGTSPRRSIVLRESADASTRRPRVDSQGDARSESDNRRGVSTRDQQEDRLLDRPQSGQRTVFFRTQNTAPRRTSRMLETDSISSRQAQASLNNAVSRTRGDTESLPNVTNGASPRRLVTQGSLSALTERVNAVNSGVVSRRTPVKSREIARDNAAVPVAEAGGAVGVQASNGQTIERSNRGVSTSVIAATAPVPSPRSLLGTTAPRPSSPPPKPPSIHSLGSHGNHDDDSEPEDEGPSCRICQMTEETVDNKLIEPCGCAGSLRYIHKECLKRWMETRHRQGHNARICELCHKAVTIDVGADLRGPDPRLRLEQAERNMMQSGLYILMLLQLCERRLSQLVDMMENPPPPGGAQAAAAAAAAAGAAGAMGVEHPLAVEQRQYMMDRLMQLRHGIALLTAMEVNDSSDENDNESYMSRNDIRRMGEALARERSQPRDRNRRGGAGRGGAGLS, encoded by the exons ATGGAGCGCAGACAGACGGCTACACCTGCCCACAGGGCCCGATTGCGGCGACTAGTCGGCTCCGAGGAGGTCCGAGTCACGGACCGGGAGTTCATGTCCAACTTACAGCGCAAACTGGAGCAAGAACGGGAG ATGAGGATGAGGAAAGAAGAGCAAGCTCGTGCGAAGTTAGAACTAGAGCGACAGAGACGGGCGCGAAACTGGCACCCACCGCCCCCACCGCCCCCGCCACCTGGGCGGGGTGTGTCTGAGGAAACTGACACCCAACCAGGACAGGCCAGACAGCTTAAAGTCAATCTGTCGTTAAACACAGCTGGTATAACACCGCGAGAAAGGCCGTCAGAGAGTGGCGACAGCGGTAACGTTAGTACGACAAACACGGGTAGAACTCAGTACCGATGGGAGGAAGGAGGCGCCAGGCCCAAACGGCGGACGCCAAGTGTGAGAGAAATCGAAGAGTCATACACCGTGCGACCACGTCGCTCCTCCCAGTCGGAAAACCGTAACCCGTCCGTTCGCAGGCCCGCGGGAACAAGCCAAGAGACACAAGCATCACAGAGAGTGATCAGTGGTACCTCACCAAGGAGGTCAATAGTTCTGCGGGAATCAGCCGATGCTTCCACGCGAAGACCGCGTGTAGACTCCCAGGGTGATGCCAGAAGCGAGTCTGACAACAGGAGAGGCGTGAGCACCCGTGACCAGCAGGAGGACAGGCTGTTGGACAGGCCACAGTCTGGACAGAGAACTGTCTTCTTCAGGACTCAGAACACGGCTCCAAGACGCACCTCAAGGATGCTTGAGACGGACTCCATATCCTCAAGACAGGCCCAGGCTTCCTTAAACAATGCTGTGTCCAGAACAAGAGGTGACACAGAGTCCCTCCCCAATGTTACTAATGGTGCGTCCCCGAGAAGACTGGTCACGCAAGGGTCGTTGTCTGCCCTAACGGAACGTGTCAATGCGGTAAACTCTGGGGTGGTCTCGAGGAGAACTCCTGTCAAATCCAGGGAAATAGCTAGAGACAATGCTGCAGTACCAGTGGCAGAGGCAGGAGGAGCTGTTGGGGTGCAGGCATCCAATGGGCAAACTATAGAAAG ATCAAATCGTGGAGTCTCGACCAGTGTCATCGCTGCTACAGCGCCTGTCCCATCCCCCCGCTCCCTCCTCGGTACTACCGCCCCCCGTCCCTCCTCACCCCCTCCCAAACCCCCCTCCATCCACTCCCTGGgtagccatggtaaccatgATGATGACTCGGAGCCTGAGGATGAGGGCCCCTCCTGTAGGATCTGTCAGATGACAGAGGAGACAGTTGACAACAAGCTGATCGAGCCGTGTGGTTGTGCTGGCAGTCTAAG ATACATCCATAAGGAGTGTCTGAAGCGGTGGATGGAAACCCGACACAGGCAGGGCCACAATGCGCGCATCTGTGAGCTCTGTCACAAGGCTGTCACTATAGATGTGGGAGCTGATCTAAGAGGGCCAGACCCCAGGCTTAGACTGGAG CAGGCAGAGAGGAACATGATGCAGTCTGGCCTGTATATCCTGATGTTACTGCAGCTGTGTGAGCGCAGACTGAGTCAGCTGGTGGACATGATGGAGAACCCACCCCCACCGGGTGGAGCGCAG GCGGCTGCGGCTGCTGCAGCTGCTGCGGGTGCTGCAGGTGCCATGGGGGTGGAGCATCCGCTGGCCGTCGAGCAGCGCCAGTACATGATGGACAGGCTCATGCAGCTCAGGCACG gcATTGCCCTGTTGACCGCCATGGAGGTGAATGACAGCAGCGACGAGAACGACAACGAGAGCTACATGTCCCGCAACGACATCCGTCGGATGGGTGAGGCACTCGCACGGGAGCGGTCCCAGCCACGCGACAGGAACAGAAGGGGCGGGGCCGGGAGGGGCGGGGCCGGGTTGTCATAG